The Verrucomicrobiota bacterium genome segment TGCAACAGATATGAAAAAGATCTTAGTCATTGAAGACGAACCGGAAATGCGCCGTAACCTGACGACGGTACTGCGGCTGGAGAAATTTCACCCCTTAGGCGCCGAGAACGGCCGCGTGGGCGTGCAGTTGGCAAAAAAAGAAAAGCCCGACTTGATCCTGTGCGACGTGATGATGCCGGAACTGGACGGCTACGGCGTCATCGCCGCCCTGCGGGCCGACGGCGCCACCGCCGGTATCCCGTTCATCTTCCTTACCGCCAAAGGCGAGAAACCCGACATCCGCACCGGCATGAACCTGGGTGCGGACGATTACCTGACCAAACCGGTGGCCAAAGCGGACCTGCTCGGCGCCATTCGCTCGCGTCTTGAGCGTGCGGCCCAGCAAGCCACCCCAGCCTTTAAGCCGAACTTCGATTCGGCCGCACCCCTGGAAAAAGGGCTGGGACTGACCCCGCGGGTCGCCGAAACGCTGCTGTGGCTTGCGCAAGGCAAAACCAACGGCGAGATCGCCACCATCCTGGGCAACAGCGAGTCGACCGTTAAAAAGCACGT includes the following:
- a CDS encoding response regulator transcription factor, which encodes MKKILVIEDEPEMRRNLTTVLRLEKFHPLGAENGRVGVQLAKKEKPDLILCDVMMPELDGYGVIAALRADGATAGIPFIFLTAKGEKPDIRTGMNLGADDYLTKPVAKADLLGAIRSRLERAAQQATPAFKPNFDSAAPLEKGLGLTPRVAETLLWLAQGKTNGEIATILGNSESTVKKHVLEIFETLGVETRTAASLRALEVLSSPAAHG